A stretch of Coccidioides posadasii str. Silveira chromosome 2, complete sequence DNA encodes these proteins:
- a CDS encoding uncharacterized protein (SECRETED:SignalP(1-16)~EggNog:ENOG410PM50~COG:G~TransMembrane:3 (n5-20c32/33o48-67i79-102o108-126i)): protein MAFMLAILCCTFSALGSFLFGYDSGIISSSVAQEDFRRRFENSLSDPAVGGIIASFTGGAMIGSAAVSLISDAFGRRNALLAGGILAACGAALQGGAISIAMLIAGRFMAGLAIGLLSATVPVYCVRTSLFDSLKVEN from the exons ATGGCATTTATGTTGGCAATTCTGTGCTGCACCTTTTCTGCGTTGGGCTCATTTCTCTTCGGTTATGATTCCGGTATCATATCTTCTAGTGTAGCTCAAGAAGACTTTCGCCGTCGCTTTGAAAATTCTTTGAGTGACCCTGCTGTTGGCGGGATTATTGCTTCGTTCACAG GAGGTGCCATGATTGGATCCGCGGCTGTATCATTGATATCCGACGCCTTTGGGAGGAGAAATGCGCTGCTTGCTGGGGGCATATTAGCCGCGTGTGGAGCTGCTCTTCAAGGGGGAGCAATTTCCATTGCCATGCTCATAGCCGGCCGATTTAtggcaggtttggcaatCGGACTCCTCTCCGCCACAGTTCCTGTTTACTGCGTGAGAACCTCCCTGTTCGATAGCTTGAAAGTCGAGAATTGA
- a CDS encoding uncharacterized protein (EggNog:ENOG410PW5X~COG:O): MTNEDHAAASHESQQNTLYCFMDGINPDSTAVKRHAMNNHIHRKRAGELKSQGGHESNHKTPKCRKRRIGSRKRTQKPTLPKRTRKSTSSDSQKQNPQDTTKQGAAGRLESIDKDEPSVHDTDGVTRFEELDSTEAIHQMSQTSPRGYILINPAPQSHQDTGDESQWNLIVHSSQGSINYSRNSDFSLKTSPFPRSSSSPSPSQQCLLGATWRDPFNSLPMKLSEREEQLFHFYVNVMPACSYGFNVLPRHAHNWYNDVFVPEAMKEAICFQNTILVHAANTQAWVSGLDETAESIAHRDKGIKALLRHRINRPDDFSDPVISATLSAAAVDDFDPRAERKEPSWWHMRAAMEMIRRRGGPTAFRHNRRMAMLINWSDYIFSGFSTDTRVSSFYFGPASLKSTSLSNSGFSATRSADIPNRQSNSAPPPSFNPISEIEAQCEVFLDFLYRSERLAIRSRFSLSAAATPGRSIAFGPGSLLFKILSSPIGPRYSIPGERKQIISRLAALMMINAALWDCRLLPGRSDRFLRGLSMKLVEKGVDLNESVEALLQILLASDDTFGFAELQREEEEEERNDSNVILDGETGRNVTIREIKSSIDPYERPWFVGRMLKIAKRLDLTSWSTLNLMLLSFLTLEVSGPKVAPWEPSLKREILSAPMTMYIMPILRT, from the coding sequence GACAAATGAAGATCATGCAGCTGCTAGCCACGAGTCCCAACAAAACACACTGTACTGCTTCATGGATGGAATAAACCCCGATTCCACAGCCGTCAAACGCCATGCCATGAACAATCATATCCATCGGAAGCGCGCTGGCGAACTAAAATCCCAAGGTGGCCATGAATCTAACCACAAGACTCCTAAATGCCGAAAACGACGGATAGGATCACGAAAACGAACGCAAAAGCCGACATTACCCAAACGGACTCGTAAATCCACATCCTCCGATTCCCAAAAGCAGAACCCCCAAGATACGACCAAACAAGGGGCGGCGGGCCGACTGGAAAGTATTGACAAAGATGAGCCGAGTGTTCACGATACTGACGGCGTGACGCGCTTTGAAGAATTAGATAGTACGGAAGCCATTCACCAGATGAGCCAAACAAGTCCGCGCGGCTATATTTTGATAAATCCAGCGCCTCAAAGTCACCAAGATACTGGGGACGAGAGTCAGTGGAACTTGATCGTTCACTCTTCTCAGGGAAGTATAAACTACTCCAGAAACTCTGacttttctttaaaaacGTCGCCCTTCCCACGGTCATCGTCTTCGCCTTCGCCCTCCCAGCAGTGTTTGCTTGGAGCTACATGGAGAGACCCGTTTAATAGCCTGCCCATGAAACTGTCGGAAAGGGAAGAGCAATTATTCCATTTTTATGTCAACGTCATGCCTGCTTGCTCCTACGGATTCAATGTCCTTCCTCGCCATGCGCATAACTGGTATAATGATGTCTTTGTACCAGAGGCTATGAAAGAAGCGATATGTTTCCAAAACACGATCCTTGTTCATGCTGCAAATACACAAGCTTGGGTCAGTGGACTGGACGAGACGGCTGAATCGATCGCCCACCGTGATAAAGGCATTAAAGCCTTGCTAAGACACCGCATCAACCGCCCGGATGATTTCTCAGACCCTGTCATCTCTGCAACCCTGAGTGCAGCCGCAGTGGACGATTTCGACCCAAGAGCAGAGCGTAAGGAGCCAAGCTGGTGGCACATGCGTGCGGCCATGGAGATGATTAGGAGAAGGGGTGGACCGACAGCATTTAGGCACAACCGGCGAATGGCCATGTTAATCAATTGGTCTGATTATATCTTTTCGGGGTTTTCAACAGATACAAGGGTCTCGTCCTTTTATTTCGGGCCGGCTTCGTTGAAATCGACGTCCTTATCCAATTCAGGTTTTTCAGCAACTCGCTCGGCTGACATTCCAAATCGCCAATCAAACTCAGCTCCGCCCCCTTCCTTCAATCCAATCAGCGAAATCGAGGCTCAATGCGAAGTTTTCCTTGATTTTCTTTATCGATCCGAGCGGCTTGCCATTCGTAGCAGATTTTCACTCTCCGCAGCAGCTACTCCTGGACGCTCCATAGCCTTTGGACCAGGTTCTCTCCTTTTCAAAATACTATCATCTCCGATAGGGCCACGATATTCTATTCCTGGTGAGCGGAAACAGATCATATCTCGCCTCGCTGCGCTCATGATGATTAACGCTGCACTGTGGGATTGTCGACTGCTCCCAGGAAGGAGCGATAGGTTTCTCCGGGGTTTATCGATGAAGTTGGTCGAAAAGGGGGTGGATCTGAACGAGTCTGTCGAAGCTTTACTGCAGATTCTCTTAGCTTCTGATGATACGTTTGGCTTCGCAGAACTTCAGcgggaagaggaagaagaagaaaggaatgATAGCAATGTAATCTTGGACGGTGAAACCGGTCGAAACGTAACGATACGCGAGATTAAATCGAGTATCGATCCCTATGAACGGCCATGGTTCGTGGGGCGCATGCTTAAGATCGCGAAGCGATTGGATTTAACATCGTGGTCAACGCTGAATTTGAtgcttctttcctttttgacTCTGGAGGTTAGCGGTCCCAAGGTGGCGCCTTGGGAGCCTTCGCTGAAAAGAGAGATTTTGTCGGCACCGATGACGATGTATATCATGCCAATACTGCGGACCTAG
- a CDS encoding uncharacterized protein (EggNog:ENOG410PIFD~COG:K~BUSCO:5865at33183), with product MASTENQDSSAAMAQQQQQQQSAQPAPATQQQAQPPVQPQQIQAPQQQQQQQQQPVQQPPQQQPQQQQQPPPPQPPQQQQQQAPPQQQQTVAQIQSPQQPVQQSIASAPATAQQAAAVAAAASAVPVATAQDANNNNPNQQQPDLTCQWTGCREICPTPEALYEHVCERHVGRKSTNNLNLTCSWGNCRTTTVKRDHITSHIRVHVPLKPHKCDFCGKAFKRPQDLKKHVKTHADDSVLVRSPEPGPGARPPNGMFGVGVGPDGKTNRNLYIPAGHYFDGSLGAVPGAPYGHGPPQYYHPQHPQHPQHPQHPSNPSYGNVYYAVGSDATHQASYESKKRGYDALNEFFGDLKRRQFDPTSYAAVGQRLLNLHGLPLPLVHAAAVPDYQPMPAMVTVGGHGGYHSGPIPAQSYHLPPMGNLRTKTDLMNIDQFLEQMQTTVYESDENVAAAGVAQPGAHYIHGALSYRTTNSPPTAPQLPSSHATATATATSAPPATSSASARSPHSATPALTPPSSAQSYTSGRSPVSLSSSHHIPPSSHQAHPQTSSSMYPTLPTTSAQESAPAGYPSVSSVAPPSTLSSIFENDDRRRYTGGMLQRARMDYPEPMDVSMDGSSDPNPKNASCTTTTAAATTTTTTTTGEDKISDNMIDPFLRRGSTDRQASTAHGDTARRRSATGSPDTRGATPKASSSSRTAEEMWVENVRLLQRLRDYVHERLYHGDYEEGVAVEGEGGGSGHQSASYGHQGLSHSEMQGMEAIAAAAVADRDEEIKDEGGDEVKADSLYPVLKMDGEEDKMKMDES from the exons ATGGCTTCCACGGAAAACCAAGACTCCTCCGCCGCCATGGctcaacagcagcagcaacagcagtcCGCTCAGCCGGCTCCTGCGACTCAGCAACAAGCCCAGCCTCCCGTTCAACCTCAACAGATCCAAGcaccacaacaacaacagcagcagcagcagcagccggTGCAGCAGCCTCCTCAGCAGCAAcctcagcagcagcaacagccgCCGCCGCCACAACCTcctcagcagcagcagcagcaggctCCGCCTCAGCAACAGCAGACCGTCGCTCAGATCCAGTCCCCGCAGCAGCCTGTCCAGCAGTCCATCGCCTCTGCTCCCGCAACCGCACAGCAGGCCGCCGCTGTAGCCGCTGCTGCCTCTGCTGTCCCCGTCGCGACCGCGCAGGATGCAAACAACAATAACCCAAACCAGCAGCAGCCCGATCTGACCTGCCAGTGGACCGGTTGTCGCGAGATCTGTCCCACTCCCGAGGCTCTCTAT GAACACGTCTGCGAACGCCATGTTGGGCGCAAGAGTACTAATAACCTTAACTTGACTTGCTCATGGGGCAATTGCCGCACCACAACGGTCAAGCGTGATCATATCACCTCTCACATCCGTGTCCATGTGCCGTTGAAGCCTCACAAGTGTGATTTCTGTGGCAAGGCATTTAAGCGTCCGCAGGATCTGAAGAAGCATGTCAAGACGCATGCAGACGACTCGGTTCTCGTCAGGTCCCCCGAGCCCGGTCCAGGCGCAAGACCTCCAAACGGAATGTTCGGTGTTGGTGTCGGTCCAGACGGTAAAA CTAACCGGAACCTGTATATTCCAGCCGGGCACTATTTTGATGGCTCACTGGGTGCTGTTCCTGGCGCACCGTACGGGCACGGACCCCCGCAGTACTATCACCCACAGCACCCACAACATCCTCAGCACCCTCAACATCCGTCGAACCCGTCGTATGGTAACGTTTATTATGCCGTTGGGAGCGATGCCACTCACCAGGCGTCGTACGAATCAAAGAAGCGGGGATACGATGCGCTGAATGAGTTTTTCGGTGATTTGAAACGACGTCAGTTCGACCCCACTTCTTATGCGGCGGTTGGACAACGCCTGTTAAATCTGCACGGATTGCCTCTCCCCTTGGTCCACGCTGCTGCTGTGCCTGATTACCAGCCCATGCCTGCGATGGTCACTGTTGGTGGGCATGGAGGTTACCACTCCGGGCCAATCCCTGCACAGTCCTATCACCTGCCTCCGATGGGTAATCTTCGCACCAAGACTGACTTGATGAATATTGATCAGTTCCTGGAGCAAATGCAAACAACCGTCTATGAGAGCGATGAGAACGTCGCAGCCGCTGGTGTCGCTCAGCCGGGTGCGCATTACATCCACGGGGCTCTGAGTTATCGCACCACAAACTCTCCTCCCACGGCTCCGCAACTGCCATCCAGCCACGCCACGGCAACAGCAACAGCTACGTCTGCTCCGCCAGCCACGTCTTCAGCATCAGCCAGATCCCCTCATAGCGCAACCCCCGCGTTGACCCCCCCTTCCAGCGCTCAGTCGTACACGTCTGGTCGGTCACCGGTCTCCCTGTCGTCCAGCCACCACATCCCGCCGTCGTCGCACCAGGCGCACCCCCAGACTAGCTCAAGTATGTACCCGACGCTGCCCACCACCTCTGCACAAGAATCTGCACCAGCAGGATACCCTAGTGTTTCTAGCGTAGCCCCGCCGTCCACGCTGAGCAGCATCTTCGAGAATGACGACCGCCGCCGATACACGGGTGGtatgctgcagagagcgCGCATGGACTATCCCGAGCCGATGGACGTGTCGATGGACGGGAGCAGTGACCCAAACCCAAAGAATGCGTCTtgcaccaccaccaccgccgccgcaacaacaacaacaaccaCCACCACTGGCGAAGATAAGATTTCGGACAACATGATCGATCCGTTCCTTCGACGTGGGTCGACGGACCGGCAGGCGTCGACGGCACATGGCGACACGGCCAGACGTCGCAGTGCCACCGGCAGTCCCGACACCCGAGGCGCGACGCCCAAAGCGTCCAGCAGCAGCCGCACCGCGGAGGAGATGTGGGTCGAGAACGTCCGTCTCCTCCAGAGACTCCGCGACTACGTCCACGAGCGACTGTACCATGGAGACTATGAAGAAGGAGTGGCAGTAGAGGGAGAAGGGGGAGGGAGCGGCCATCAGTCGGCGAGCTACGGGCACCAAGGGTTGTCGCACAGTGAGATGCAGGGCATGGAGGCGATCGCGGCGGCGGCGGTTGCGGACCGCGACGAGGAGATAAAGGACGAAGGAGGCGACGAGGTCAAGGCGGACAGTCTGTATCCGGTGCTAAAGATGGACGGTGAGGAGGACAAGATGAAGATGGACGAATCATGA
- a CDS encoding uncharacterized protein (EggNog:ENOG410PGE6~COG:K~TransMembrane:2 (o370-393i618-637o)~BUSCO:1208at33183), whose amino-acid sequence MVPQDNITAPPMCAPEEKSGLSAAAGELNDQVSREASRTAPPSQTPASADDNQAADVDQAKLAIPVQKRRRVTRACDECRRKKIKCDGKQPCTHCTVYSYACTYDQPSNRRRNPAPQYIEALEARLQKAEALLRAVLPDVDLDDPSFDASNVGELVSTLTKAKSEPNPERERKESSSSEHCDESLLESMVDNTGALDLDDQGHWDYHGQSSGLMFVRHLRKQFGNLVPERTPSKFQQISQILESAKSSSESPIDTYMSLAHDLPPRDIARKLCDNALEDACIVLRFMHKPTFYAMFDRIYDTPAEQYTNKENTFLPLLYLALAVGCLFRGVGDSTLDKSGYEPAVDQGFQYFKAGRLLLDITECRDLTSLQAICFMILFLQASANISTCYSYIGIALRASLRLGLHRSVSANFNPVELESRKRVFWVVRSMDIHVSTILGLPWMLSEDDIDQDPPLGIEDEYITPEGILPVPPGSASLMAGVNAHIRLAQILLKVTKYIYPVKAANLGSSHTYMVSHSKIREIERDLQDWKDDLPESLKPGSEASPKVDRLRQLLRISYAHVQMAMYRPFLHYVSGGSHGRGIDKRSYACAAACVSVARNVVHITAEMKKKQLLNGSYWFTMYTTYFAILSLLFFILENPESASAKDGILKDALEGKNTLAGLAKRSMAADRCTQSLNAIFKHLPERLRNRRANVPVPINRKRPQPAALQTTSTPKLAGTLTPPSIQKETEGLPFNSVKRSNTFPIQATANAQKQPQQAMVQSHIDESKATSSQTLSQSPTTVPQPTSILPSTSDKETSQISTPSSPLSAGQQAQSTPLKQPISFSPPFDNPSRLPDLMPMMFPSDDPFAYPNQPMSLLEDAQFKQDSIDVSRQFPFRPGHTMSTGLEASTPTRTTASSPGGFINPPNFSGFSNQDLSNLTGMTSRPKGLSGFPARHERRLSESGPDASAPGYLENPDLVTMPGQAFLWQNLGTQGPGSNFFPHSASEDTFTNGTGDFSMPMDIGMVGFNTLGMGMGLGSTMGYDNQFDNAGMDSVSGLNPDWVQWSSWHMGTEGEG is encoded by the exons ATGGTTCCGCAAGATAATATAACCGCGCCACCCATGTGCGCCCCTGAGGAAAAGAGTGGTCTATCCGCTGCCGCCGGCGAATTGAACGACCAAGTTTCTCGCGAGGCCAGCCGCACGGCACCGCCTAGCCAGACTCCTGCGTCTGCTGATGACAACCAGGCTGCGGATGTAGATCAGGCCAAATTGGCCATACCGGTGCAAAAACGGAGGCGAGTAACTAGAGCTTGCGATGAATGCCGACGGAAAAAGATAAAATGTGATGGCAAACAGCCCTGCACGCACTGCACCGTTTATAGTTATG CCTGCACATACGACCAGCCCTCAAATAGGAGGAGAAACCCTGCGCCACAGTACATAGAGGCCTTGGAAGCTCGATTGCAAAAAGCAGAGGCCCTTTTGCGTGCGGTTCTCCCGGACGTCGACTTGGATGACCCATCTTTTGATGCTAGCAACGTGGGGGAACTTGTCTCAACTCTTACGAAGGCCAAGTCTGAACCCAACCCCGAACGTGAGCGGAAAGAGTCGTCTTCTTCCGAGCATTGTGACGAATCGCTTTTAGAGTCAATGGTGGACAACACCGGTGCTCTCGACCTCGACGACCAAGGCCATTGGGACTATCACGGCCAATCGTCAGGTCTCATGTTTGTCCGCCACTTGAGAAAGCAATTCGGGAACCTTGTCCCCGAGCGTACTCCTTCTAAATTCCAACAAATATCCCAAATACTAGAAAGCGCCAAATCCTCTTCAGAATCACCCATCGACACGTATATGTCTTTGGCGCACGATTTACCTCCTCGGGATATTGCCCGCAAGCTCTGCGATAATGCCCTTGAAGATGCATGTATTGTCCTACGTTTTATGCACAAACCCACATTTTACGCAATGTTTGATCGAATTTACGATACCCCTGCGGAACAATATACGAACAAGGAAAACACTTTTTTGCCGCTGTTATATCTTGCGCTTGCCGTTGGTTGTTTATTCCGAGGCGTGGGTGATAGCACCCTTGATAAGTCCGGGTATGAGCCTGCTGTAGACCAAGG CTTTCAATACTTTAAAGCGGGCCGTCTTCTTCTTGACATAACGGAATGTCGCGACCTCACATCCCTTCAAGCGATCTGCTTCATGATTCTCTTCCTTCAAGCATCAGCCAACATCAGTACTTGCTATTCATATATCGGAATCGCCCTCCGAGCGTCACTCCGCCTAGGCCTCCATCGTTCTGTTTCGGCGAATTTCAACCCTGTGGAATTAGAATCGCGCAAGCGTGTATTCTGGGTTGTGCGAAGTATGGATATCCACGTTAGTACGATTCTAGGGCTCCCATGGATGCTGAGTGAAGATGACATCGACCAAGACCCGCCGCTTGGAATTGAGGATGAATATATAACCCCAGAAGGAATTTTGCCGGTACCCCCGGGCTCCGCCTCCCTCATGGCTGGGGTAAATGCGCACATACGGCTAGCTCAGATTTTACTCAAGGTTACAAAATACATATACCCAGTGAAAGCGGCAAATCTCGGCTCGAGCCATACCTACATGGTCAGCCATTCTAAAATACGTGAAATCGAGCGTGATCTTCAAGACTGGAAAGATGACCTTCCTGAGTCTCTTAAGCCTGGCAGTGAGGCGTCCCCTAAAGTCGATAG GCTGAGGCAGCTGTTACGCATCAGCTACGCGCATGTGCAGATGGCAATGTACCGGCCTTTTTTGCATTATGTCAGCGGGGGCTCGCACGGCCGCGGAATCGATAAACGCTCATATGCCTGTGCGGCCGCATGCGTAAGTGTGGCCAGGAACGTCGTTCATATCACGGCAGAGATGAAAAAGAAGCAGCTTTTGAATGGTTCATATTGGTTTACGATGTACACGACGTATTTCGCCATCTtatctttgctttttttcaTACTAGAGAACCCAGAGTCTGCCAGCGCTAAGGATGGCATTCTGAAGGATGCACTTGAAGGCAAGAATACATTAGCAGGACTCGCAAAGAGAAGTATGGCGGCAGATAGGTGCACACAAAGTCTCAAT GCTATTTTCAAGCATTTACCGGAGAGGCTAAGAAATCGGCGCGCCAACGTGCCAGTACCAATAAATCGAAAACGACCCCAACCAGCAGCTTTGCAAACTACCTCTACGCCCAAATTGGCCGGCACTCTTACGCCGCCGAGCATACAAAAAGAGACGGAAGGGCTGCCATTCAACTCGGTAAAGAGGTCGAATACATTCCCAATTCAAGCTACTGCAAATGCTCAAAAACAACCGCAACAAGCCATGGTTCAATCCCATATCGACGAAAGTAAAGCTACGTCTTCGCAAACTTTGTCCCAATCTCCCACTACAGTGCCACAACCCACGTCGATATTACCTTCTACGTCAGACAAGGAGACATCCCAAATATCTACCCCATCCTCTCCACTGTCCGCCGGCCAACAAGCCCAATCAACTCCCCTGAAGCAGCCGATATCGTTTTCTCCGCCGTTCGATAACCCGAGTCGTCTTCCGGACTTGATGCCGATGATGTTCCCATCGGATGACCCATTTGCGTATCCGAACCAACCAATGTCCCTCCTGGAGGATGCGCAGTTCAAGCAGGATTCTATAGATGTTTCGAGGCAATTCCCCTTCCGACCCGGTCATACAATGTCCACGGGTCTCGAGGCCAGCACTCCAACTCGAACGACCGCCTCCTCTCCGGGAGGCTTCATCAACCCTCCTAATTTCTCTGGATTTTCCAATCAGGATCTCAGCAACCTGACTGGCATGACTTCTCGACCCAAGGGACTGAGCGGATTCCCCGCGCGGCATGAGCGACGACTCTCAGAGTCGGGACCGGACGCTTCCGCCCCAGGATACTTGGAGAACCCCGATCTCGTCACAATGCCCGGACAAGCCTTCCTGTGGCAGAACCTCGGGACTCAGGGACCAGGCAGCAATTTCTTCCCCCATTCGGCGTCTGAGGACACGTTCACCAACGGCACTGGCGACTTTAGTATGCCGATGGATATCGGCATGGTTGGGTTCAATACCCTGGGTATGGGAATGGGACTCGGCTCGACGATGGGCTACGATAATCAATTTGACAATGCGGGAATGGACAGCGTCTCTGGCCTGAATCCGGACTGGGTCCAGTGGAGCAGCTGGCATATGGGCACGGAAGGAGAGGGCTGA
- a CDS encoding uncharacterized protein (EggNog:ENOG410PM50~COG:G~TransMembrane:6 (o6-24i31-50o155-176i183-202o222-241i284-303o)), whose protein sequence is MQQWMIGWGFVVAQWVGYGCSLVTGSFSWRFPLSFQAAPAVLLVAATAFLPESPRWLIEQEKLAEGHGVLRRLRASHDDPRSLEAEFLQIQRGIARARRSVVKSWPELLRCPGWRRRLLLGTTIQASTQCSGINVINYYGPRIYAALGFETSRSLMIIGVSGALAQAWNTLCLLVLDRIGRRTLLIPSLIGMGATLCVEATLFEFFHPETSRNANALRAQVAMYFVFSLFFTSLGVISWIYPSEIFPTAIRARGTSVSTFVNWSLNLVFAQCSPIALSRLKYRYFYCFMAFNWVGAVIVWIFFPETLGKTLEGVEEVFEGQRNNDDTALEAHSCTEKGNRIMSERKRIDSL, encoded by the exons ATGCAACAGTGGATGATAGGATGGGGATTCGTGGTCGCC CAATGGGTTGGCTACGGCTGCTCTCTAGTAACTGGTTCTTTCTCGTGGCGATTCCCACTCTCGTTCCAGGCGGCGCCAGCTGTTCTTCTAGTGGCTGCAACTGCCTTCCTCCCCGAAAGCCCACGCTGGCTTATCGAACAAGAAAAGCTGGCCGAAGGCCATGGGGTCCTTCGTCGTCTCCGAGCGAGCCATGATGATCCCCGCTCTCTCGAAGCCGAATTCCTGCAGATCCAAAGAGGTATTGCCCGAGCCCGGCGCTCAGTGGTGAAATCCTGGCCTGAGCTCCTTCGATGCCCTGGCTGGCGTCGCCGTCTCCTCCTGGGTACCACAATTCAAGCATCCACCCAATGCTCCGGCATCAACGTAATCAACTACTATGGGCCACGCATCTACGCTGCCCTCGGATTCGAGACATCCCGCTCCCTTATGATAATCGGAGTCTCTGGTGCCTTAGCACAAGCATGGAACACCCTTTGTCTCCTCGTCCTTGATCGTATTGGGCGGCGGACACTTCTGATTCCATCTCTCATCGGAATGGGCGCAACTCTCTGCGTCGAAGCAACcctttttgaatttttccACCCAGAGACTTCACGAAATGCTAACGCACTGCGCGCACAAGTAGCTATGTACTTTGTATTCTCGTTATTCTTCACGTCCCTGGGGGTGATATCGTGGATTTATCCCTCTGAAATCTTCCCGACAGCGATCAGGGCGCGCGGAACGTCTGTGTCCACGTTTGTCAACTGGAGCCTGAATCTAGTTTTTGCGCAGTGTTCGCCGATTGCGCTGTCGCGATTGAAATACCGGTATTTCTACTGTTTTATGGCGTTCAACTGGGTTGGTGCGGTGATAGTGTGGATATTCTTCCCAGAGACACTAGGAAAGACGTTGGAAGGGGTTGAAGAAGTTTTTGAGGGACAACGAAATAATGATGATACTGCTTTGGAAGCCCACTCATGTACTGAAAAGGGTAACAGGATAATGTCGGAGAGGAAACGTATCGATTCATTGTGA